One part of the Mobula birostris isolate sMobBir1 unplaced genomic scaffold, sMobBir1.hap1 scaffold_319, whole genome shotgun sequence genome encodes these proteins:
- the mpz gene encoding myelin protein P0, whose translation MCHNGKAASVCCVAVLYALSVLSSTHAISVSTHHNLHKTVGSDVTLYCGFWSSEYVSDLTTLSWRFRPDNSREIISIFHYGNGVPYIEKWGQFKGRVEWVGDISKHDGSIVIRNLDYIDNGTYTCDVKNPPDVIGTSSDVHLTVYDRIPPIGAGVVSGAIIGTFLGIILLIVGGLYLFRYIVRRRARSETIFFKGASAAERGKASGKSGTGTKGPVLYATLDQSKSGKGASEKKAKTSESKRERK comes from the exons ATGTGCCATAACGGGAAAGCTGCATCTGTCTGCTGTGTCGCCGTGCTCTACGCACTCTCTG TGCTGAGCTCCACACATGCCATCTCGGTGTCCACACACCATAATCTCCACAAAACTGTCGGCTCGGATGTGACACTGTACTGCGGATTCTGGTCTAGTGAGTACGTCTCTGATCTCACCACACTGAGCTGGAGATTTCGCCCTGACAACTCCAGAGAAATTATCTCG ATCTTTCACTATGGCAATGGAGTTCCTTACATTGAGAAGTGGGGCCAGTTCAAAGGGAGAGTGGAATGGGTTGGGGATATATCCAAGCACGATGGTTCAATTGTTATCCGAAATCTGGACTACATCGACAATGGTACCTACACCTGTGATGTCAAGAACCCTCCAGATGTGATTGGAACCTCATCAGATGTTCATCTGACAGTCTACGACAGAA TTCCCCCTATCGGTGCAGGAGTTGTGTCGGGTGCTATCATCGGCACTTTCCTTGGGATCATTCTACTAATTGTTGGAGGACTATACCTGTTCCGCTACATTGTCCGGAGACGGGCAAGGAGTGAGACCATCTTCTTCAAAGGAGCCAG TGCTGCAGAACGTGGAAAGGCCAGTGGGAAGTCTGGGACTGGGACTAAG GGCCCTGTCCTCTACGCCACCCTGGACCAGAGCAAGAGCGGCAAGGGGGCCAGTGAGAAGAAGGCGAAGACCTCGGAGTCCAAGAGGGAGCGGAAATAG